Proteins from a single region of Carassius gibelio isolate Cgi1373 ecotype wild population from Czech Republic chromosome A5, carGib1.2-hapl.c, whole genome shotgun sequence:
- the vma21 gene encoding vacuolar ATPase assembly integral membrane protein vma21, which produces MQNYDKTAVGSMPATAPDFRGNDGSLVSVLKTLLFFTLLMITLPIGLYFASKSFLFEASLGYSSNDSYFYAAIVAVLAVHVVLALFVYVAWNEGSQQWREGKQD; this is translated from the exons atgcAAAATTACGACAAGACAGCTGTGGGCTCCATGCCTGCCACCGCGCCTGATTTCAGAGG GAATGACGGTTCTCTTGTCTCTGTTCTCAAGACTCTCTTGTTTTTCACGCTTCTGATGATAACTCTACCCATCGGACTGTATTTTGCATCGAAGTCTTTTCTCTTTGAAG CCTCTCTGGGTTACTCCAGCAATGACAGCTACTTCTATGCTGCCATTGTTGCTGTGCTTGCCGTCCATGTAGTTTTGGCACTCTTCGTTTATGTTGCATGGAATGAGGGATCACAACAATGGAGAGAGGGAAAACAGGATTAA